The window CGGCGGCCGGTGACCTCATCGCGTACGTCGAGGCCGACACCCGCTTCCACCTCGGTCTGCTCGCCCTGGCCGGCAATGCCCACCTCGTCGAGGTCGTCGGCGACCTGCGCGGCCGCTCCCGGCTCTACGGGCTCACCGCGCTGGTGAAGGCGGGCCGCCTGCTGGCTTCCGCCGAGGAGCACCTGGAACTCCTCGACGCCCTGCTGGATCGCGACGAGCAGGCTGTGCGAGAGGTCATGACCCGGCATCTCGGCCATGTCCGGGGGCTGTGGGCCGCGAAGTAGGCGGCCCGGCTCGACGAACCGATCCGCAATTCAACGCAAGCCATTTGCATTCCTTGCGCTATTCTTGCGTGCATGACGCGACGACTTGCTGAGGTGGCGAAGAAGGTCGGGGTCAGCGAGGCCACGGTCAGCCGGGTGCTCAACGGCAAGCCCGGAGTCTCCGAGGTCACCCGGCAGGCGGTGCTGTCCGCCCTGGACGTGCTCGGCTACGAGCGGCCCACGCAACTGCGCGGTGAGCGCGCCCGGCTCGTGGGCCTCGTGCTGCCCGAGCTGCAGAACCCGATCTTCCCGGCGTTCGCCGAGGTGATCGGCGGCGCGCTCGCCCAGCTCGGTCTGACTCCGGTGCTGTGCACCCAGACCAAGGGCGGCGTCTCAGAAGCGGACTACGTGGAACTGCTGCTCCAGCAGCAGGTCTCGGGTGTCGTCTTCGCCGGCGGCCTGTACGCCCAGGCCGACGCCCCGCACGACCACTACCGGCAGCTCGCGGACCGCAACATCCCGGTCGTCCTCGTCAACGCGTCCTTCGCCGACCTGGGCTTTCCCGGCGTGTCCTGCGACGACGCGGTGGCCGTCGAGCAGGCCTGGCGCCATCTCGCCTCCCTCGGCCACGAGCGCATCGGGCTGGTGCTGGGGCCGCAGGACCATGTGCCGTCGGCTCGGAAGCTGGCCGCGGCGCGGGCCGTGGGGGAGCTGCCCGATGAGCATGTCGCACGGGCCATGTTCTCCATCGAGGGCGGTCACGCGGCGGCCTCCCGGCTGATCGACCGCGGGGTCACCGGCATCATCTGCGCCAGCGATCCGCTCGCCCTCGGTGCCATCAGAGCCGCCCGCCGCAAGGGACTTGAGGTGCCGGGGCAGGTGTCGGTCGTCGGCTACGACGACTCCGCGTTCATGAACTGCACGGAACCCCCGCTGACCACCGTCCGCCAGCCCATCGAGGCCATGGGCAGGGCGGCCGTGGAACTGCTGAACGCGCAGATCGGCGGCGGTTCCGTGACCCCCGAGGAGTTGCTCTTCGAGCCCGAGCTGGTGGTCCGGGGGTCCACGGCACAAGCCCGTCGTAGCTGAGATCCACTCGACTGTCGAATAATTACAGATTCTGCGCGACATCTTGCGGACTGATGTCGCCGGTGCTTGAGTGTGCGGCGCGCCAGCACGGCGGGGCGCTCGCGCCCTCCGCCGTGCCTCCCTGCTCCTGCCCAGAGGGGTCCACCGATGAGAAGCACCGGGTTCCGCCGTACGTTCGTCGCGCTCAGCGCCTGCTCGCTCGTCCTCGCCGTCACCTCCTGTGGGTCCGATGACGACGACTCGGCGAGCGGCAAGACCCGCATCACGGTCAACTGCATGCCGCCCAAGAGCGCCAAGGTCGACCGCCAGTTCT of the Streptomyces sp. NBC_00287 genome contains:
- a CDS encoding LacI family DNA-binding transcriptional regulator, whose product is MTRRLAEVAKKVGVSEATVSRVLNGKPGVSEVTRQAVLSALDVLGYERPTQLRGERARLVGLVLPELQNPIFPAFAEVIGGALAQLGLTPVLCTQTKGGVSEADYVELLLQQQVSGVVFAGGLYAQADAPHDHYRQLADRNIPVVLVNASFADLGFPGVSCDDAVAVEQAWRHLASLGHERIGLVLGPQDHVPSARKLAAARAVGELPDEHVARAMFSIEGGHAAASRLIDRGVTGIICASDPLALGAIRAARRKGLEVPGQVSVVGYDDSAFMNCTEPPLTTVRQPIEAMGRAAVELLNAQIGGGSVTPEELLFEPELVVRGSTAQARRS